The genomic window AATCCGGCGGCGGCGTGCTCACGTTGCTGGGATTGTTAAATCCGATCGGCCCGGCGCTCATCGTCATGGTCATGATCACGGCGATCGGATCCGTCCACATCAAGAAGGGCTTCTTCACCTCGGATGGCGGTTGGGAGCTCAACTCGATGTACATCGCGGTGGCGCTGCTCATCGCACTCATCGGGCCGGGGGCGTATTCGATCGACGCCGCCCTCGGCATCACATTTCTCGCCGGAGCTCAGATCGCGTGGATCGCGCTCGGCGCCGCAGTTGTCATCGGCTTATTGAATTTGGCGATGCGCCGCTCTAAGGCCGCGTAGCAGCAGACGGCTGTGCATGCGGCGGGACTTAGCGCTGCTGCTTGCGTACTACCGG from Candidatus Eremiobacteraceae bacterium includes these protein-coding regions:
- a CDS encoding DoxX family protein gives rise to the protein MDTALVIARLIIGLGIFAHGTQKLFGWFGGYGIKGTGDFMETLGFRPGAAFAVLSGLGESGGGVLTLLGLLNPIGPALIVMVMITAIGSVHIKKGFFTSDGGWELNSMYIAVALLIALIGPGAYSIDAALGITFLAGAQIAWIALGAAVVIGLLNLAMRRSKAA